In Mycobacterium stomatepiae, the following are encoded in one genomic region:
- a CDS encoding nuclear transport factor 2 family protein encodes MTLDDLADIEAIKQVKYRYLRALDTKHWDDFTDTLAEDIKADYGPPIGNELHFTNRADLVEYMRTSLPANVLTEHRVTHPEIIVDGDSATGSWYLQDKVIVADLDFMLIGAAFYRDTYRRTDAGWKISGTGYDRTYDATMSLKGMDFNVKPGRAIATAD; translated from the coding sequence ATGACCCTCGACGATCTGGCCGACATCGAAGCCATCAAGCAAGTCAAATACCGGTATCTGCGCGCACTGGACACCAAGCACTGGGACGACTTCACCGACACCCTGGCCGAGGACATCAAGGCCGACTACGGGCCGCCGATCGGCAACGAGTTGCACTTCACCAACCGCGCCGACCTGGTCGAGTACATGCGGACCTCGCTGCCCGCGAACGTCCTCACCGAGCACCGGGTGACCCATCCCGAGATCATCGTGGACGGCGACTCAGCCACGGGCAGTTGGTATCTGCAGGACAAGGTCATCGTCGCCGATTTGGACTTCATGCTGATCGGTGCGGCCTTCTACCGCGACACCTATCGACGCACCGATGCTGGCTGGAAGATCAGCGGAACCGGTTACGACCGAACCTACGACGCCACAATGTCGTTGAAGGGCATGGACTTTAACGTCAAGCCCGGTCGCGCCATCGCCACCGCAGACTGA
- a CDS encoding TetR/AcrR family transcriptional regulator — protein sequence MSIAAGQTPGRSVSPTRRTSAPRKRGDDTRAKIIDETVRCIQEEGFAAATAKHVAERAGVTWGVIQYHFGDRNGLLMAVVDDGVDRLIESLSSADVSELPPQQRIEVVIDIAWSCYSSPTSLAAFEILRATRGSLGDSSRRYLLEMNSAIAQLGRLITTDPANAGVAEVIWAALRGVVLVQMVTGTTIDWSLERRALIDMVTRVLQ from the coding sequence ATGTCCATTGCTGCAGGCCAGACCCCCGGACGCTCGGTCAGTCCGACCCGGCGCACCAGTGCGCCGCGCAAACGTGGCGACGACACCCGGGCGAAGATCATCGACGAGACGGTCCGCTGCATCCAGGAAGAAGGCTTCGCCGCCGCGACCGCCAAGCATGTGGCCGAACGCGCCGGCGTCACGTGGGGCGTCATCCAATACCACTTCGGTGATCGCAACGGCCTGCTGATGGCGGTCGTCGACGACGGCGTGGACCGGCTGATCGAGAGCCTGTCGTCCGCCGATGTCAGCGAGCTACCGCCGCAACAGCGCATCGAGGTCGTCATCGACATCGCGTGGAGTTGCTACAGCAGTCCGACATCGCTGGCCGCGTTCGAGATCCTGCGGGCGACCCGGGGCAGCCTGGGCGATTCCTCCCGGCGCTACCTGCTCGAGATGAACTCCGCGATCGCCCAGCTCGGTCGGCTGATCACCACGGACCCGGCGAATGCGGGTGTGGCCGAGGTGATTTGGGCCGCGCTACGGGGTGTGGTGCTGGTCCAGATGGTCACCGGGACGACCATCGACTGGAGCCTGGAGCGACGGGCCCTGATCGACATGGTCACCCGTGTGCTGCAATGA